Sequence from the Lepisosteus oculatus isolate fLepOcu1 chromosome 13, fLepOcu1.hap2, whole genome shotgun sequence genome:
ACCTGGATGAGAAAACAAAAGAGGAAGGGATGAAGCCATGATAGCCTTATGTCTCTGTGGAGTTCTGGTAGACATAAAGAGTGCTAGTTTAGAGCTCGGACCCCTGCTTTAGAGGAAGCAATATACCATCTGTTGGTAAATACTATTGGAAAATATGGGATCTACCATTCCTTATAAGTATATAAACAGCTTTGTAGtcttattgtttttacattatTCTACTTTTTCAATAACTGTTTTAATGCCTTATGCAAAAACACAGCTATATGGTGATCTACTGAAAGTTTAACCAGCTTGTTTTAAGCTAACAGTtttcccatatactgtactgtatatgggaaaGCTTTATGGGTATGTTGAGAAGAACAAATGATATTCATAACGAGGAACACCTGGAAATAAGTCAAATAAATTAGAGTGGACAATGTGGTAGATTAGTTATTATAACATCTTCAGATTGATTGCACATGTAGAATTTACACTGTGATGCtgtgatcattttttttaattccaatcAAAGTTAATTAAAGATTGATAAATAGCAAGCATCGTTTCCTCTCACCCAAATTATAAACAGTCACTACATCCTCCCTTGCATTATTGCTGAAAGGTATATCTGTTCCAttaatctattttctaaccgctttatctaTTTCTGAATTGCAGGGGAGCCaaagcctgtcctggcaagcaacaagcacagGGCTGGGTACCCCTTGGATGGGACACCTCTCCATCACAGAGCATACACAAACACgttgtatgtttttggactatgggaggaaacctgagTGCCCGGAGGaaacagatagcaccctagattttgaattgaatccagggaCCCAGGACTGCAAGGCAACAATTGTATTCATGTTTCTTTAGTAAATTATTAATTAGAACTCATTGTTGTCCCACTTAATGttcttttctgatgtttttgtacaagagCCTAATTTACTTCAAATTACTTGCAGAGAgcaatgaaaaaattaaatgcttACAGTTAGACTATTCTTACATTTTATTTGGTGGTAATGTTTTACTTGAATGGGCTAAAGAACACAGTTATAACTCCTCCATAAACATTACAAAGCAAGTTATCAAAACATGTATCATATTTTATTAGTGTTCCAATGAAATTGCATGCAGTGTTTCATGGAGCAGAACTCCAATTTAAGAGAATTCTGGTAAAAATATTGGAAACACAATTACGAAATTCAGTTCAATAGTTCAGATATGGCACAATTATGTGAAATGTAGATTTTGAATTCTGTACATGTTGTTCTGCGCCTGATTATGAAGGAGATCTGACAACGTTAGGGAGCCTCATTCAAGTAAAGCATAATCCATTTTGTGATTGCCACTCATATGCAAGATAAGCATATACAAATCATCATCATTCTTTTCTACCCTTAATTGTTCAAGACATCTTTAGAGTAAAACTGAATGCATTTATCTCTGGTTCAAACTGGCCTCCTATCAGAATTTGTCTGTGTTTTAAATCAAGATCAAATTAGTAATTTAATTGTTATGCATATTTctcatgaaaataaaactctaAATTTgcactttaattaaaatacaacaatttTTAACATATTACAAGAACCATTAAATTCACAATACAAatgtttcatactgtacatactatttCTTCTAATGTAGTAGTGTTAAAAAAATTCCTCTGGAAACTCATTTTTCATTCCAATTCTCTGTTCATTAAGTTCAAATGCAGTAATTTAAAACATGCACTTGATTCAAGTACAATATCTCTGAAACATCACTGAGTTTCAACAGGACTATGTTTCATCGgtcattcattcatttcagAGCATGAAAGTTAGTTGGGAGGAATTTGGAAAACCAATCCAAGTTGTTGCCTTCATCCCTTATTTGATCATTGTGTACAgccaaaccacaataaaaggaAGTAATGGCTCCAGTTACCTGCTTATCATCCTATTAGTACAACAGGATTACTACATGCTCTCTCCACCCACCTGCCCCTCCCTCTCACACCTGTTAATGTGAGTAAATCTTAGTCCCCAGGGACACAGAGTGGGCAGTCTCTATTGAGACAGCAGCCAGGAATAATATAGCCTGGGGCCCctgtctatctctctctctgtctctgggtTTGAATTGCTCCAGCTGTCAAGGTGCTAATTACAGACTCTAATAGCAGCTAAAGAACCTTTCCTAATGACTCCACTGCCCCACGTGTCCCTGTGCTGGCTCAAACACCCCTccaaaaaataagttttatctgggtaattgtttaaaaaaataaccactGTAAGTGTTTTAGTCTGGACCACAGCTGGACAGAAAGGACTACTAAAACTTTGTAACATAGACGTGGAGCATACTCCTTATTTGAGCTACTGTGGAATTGCAAATAACATAAGAAGAAGTACGAACAGAATGCTTTACCACTGTTCTATTTTTTGAGAGTGAGAATTGCTAccctgaattttaatttatacaAATCATATACTGctaaagttctttttttcagttttgtatctCAATCTGTCTTGCAGCCtattgtagtttttttattaattaaattaaaaagcagtCTGGGAGATAACTTTTTAAAAGGCAATAGTTGGTAGCAGAATAATTTTGAGAATTACACAAAAAAGCTTAACTGAAACTATGGCAGGAGTGTATTGTATTACACTACAGTAATAATGGAATAATGCATCATTCATATTTCTCAATAGACTTTTATATCacatgtaaaaatattaaatattatcacATGTATTGATAATGATAAATTTAATCTGTGAGGCTTTTAGCACAGTTTGTCTATTTTTCAGTTCAGTAACAGCTGCATCTCTGTTTTCCATAGTTTCGTTTCTTAGCtacactaaaaaataaaaaaggggatTTACTGTAAGTAGTAGTTTTGGAAAAATTAGAAACATGAATTGTGTGGAGCAGGGATATCCTTCATGTTGCCAgttgataaaatgtttctgcatcATCATTTCAAAAGCCTGTATAACTGAAAACCAAttagacattttttattttaaatatgggtGTTATACCAAAAATGCGGTTGGCAATGATACTATAACTACAACAGATACGGTACGTAAAGTAACTGTTATGCTGAACGGAATTCTGTACCCCATCTGGATtgttgctgtgctgtgctgtgggtagtatgtttttattaataatgtttagAAACTTTGAAAAAAGACTGACAAGTGATGTAATTTAAATAATGCTGAATAAAAGGAAgagttgtttattattatttcttagtcttcatgttttgaaataattttcaCTTGTAATCGTGAAAGAAAATCTTAGTAATAAGTATAAGTAATAAGATGGTAGTCATTCCACATGTATTTTCGCATGGTTGAGTATTTTTGTCCTATTGTATATCTGTTTCGATATGTCTGCTTAATCCGAAGCAAATTTTAGAATCGTCGTTTTAAACACATTCTGTTTTCATTGATTAGCACAAAAAACGTAAATTTTCGGAGTTGTAATTATCTGTGTTTATCAGAGGGATGGTGTTCTCATCTTTTGtacgttgattattattattattattattattattattattattattattattattattattattattaaaaaaggaGAACGATAAAAGCGCATCACGGTTGTCCacaaactgtataacttataaTTCTACCGAGAAGAAGACGATGGTTGTTGTTACAGAGAAGCACAAATATACtgaaccatatacagtacctgataACAATTGTTTTAATTCATATTCTGTGGGTTAATTCCTGTGTTAGGAATCCGTCTCCTTTACAGCAGATCGAGTGTAGTTTAAGTTTGAGaatgcaagtgttttttttcttaacaacaTTTAACAACATATTTTGATGTTTACTAAACTGTTGTATTTTCATTTCCATTTATTAGAAGAATCCAATTGAAATCTGTGAATTAGAAAATTATATTATCATAACTCGATCTCTTCGTTTTTATTCTCTtaaataagaagaagaagaagaagaagaagaagaagaagaagaagaagaagatattGTTAGAAGGGAAATACTTATAGCCAAGATGCACCATAGACAATGTGCTAACATGAAactttttactgttttcagTAACGTCGGGATCATTCAGGTTAGCTCAAATGGGAAAATCAGtctcttaatgttttttttttagaacaaataatGACTaatggaaagaaaattaaaaagaattacGTTCTTGTCAGGTCTGATCATATCAGATAGCGATTAGTCCTGTGTAAATATAAGGTTATAGCGTGCTCTTTTAAGTTGTACTGAATATTTAACCTAAAAGCAAAATCAATATTTAGCAGAAACGTCATTTTGAAAGGTAAGATAGTAGACTTATTTTCTAAGAAATTAAAGAGAAAACTCTGTCTAGCTTTCTGTCAGATGTAAGGAACGTGTTCATTAAGATTACGCCATTCGTTAacgatataaaaaaaacaaacttcaacCGGACAAATAAAAACCAATGCAtacaaaaaactttattttttttatttaaaatcgcAACACTTCATCACTCATTTAAAGTCCCagtgaaataataaatattatttagcactttttataaaaaataaagaggcGGTAATTCTTTTTGACTGGCAGTGAAAATGGCATGCTTTACAAACACTAAACGGGTCAAATACTGTGTTGACATCAGTCAAGCAGTGTACTTGAATGCGTTTTATCTtaataatgacaaaataaaaaaagaaaaacaagatggTATACTTGATACAAACGTTAACAAAGCAAACTAATTAGCAGAGACACAAAGGAAATACATTCCATTGCAGCAAAAGTAACATAAAAGTTATTTAATACAAATTAGATTCCATTGTATTTTCGTTTGAGTTCTGTTTCTATACTATATTTACATATTATTAAATTTTCTTAAAGAACTGTAAGGGAAACAGTGGTGTGTTACAAGGAATAAAGTGAACTATTTGCGTTtaccaaaatattaatttacaattgtgtgttttttcaagTACTTATTCAAATTCGACGTACTGTAGTCGATATTTGAACATGCATGAAAAactttctgaaagaaaacaataattGCACAAGTAGtccaaaagatgaaaaaaaacatcttagtgTTGTCTTCTACGGTATAAGCCTGTAAGCATAGAGCTATTTTTCTTCTATTAAAATTCCTATTGAAGTTTATAAAATAAGGTAGTCAAATTAAAGTGAATTCTACTTATATAATATAATcggttatatattttttctcttcgcCAAAACATTGATTTAGAACACGAATGGACGTcgatattggaaaaaaaaaaagaaaaaaaagtgatgttAGGAGATTTCAATTAATAATCAAGCCCCTGGAAtctgtactactgtacatacaaatcTTAACAAGAAAATAAACTACAAGTTTCAAGACCAGAACAAACGTCTATGTTGTACGTCTCGATGTAGACGTGAAACACCAGTGAGTAGCCTGCGAAAGTACAAACAGCTATCAACAAGTTCGCATCTTACTGAATATCAAGTCATTTAGTGTCAGTAGTTAGCCTTGGCATGCTCACTGAGGTCATGCTGGAGACGTGCGGAGGAGGCACTTGGCACATGCTACACGGACAAGGCATTCCAGCTCCCCAGTGCTGAAAACTACTACCCAGGGGTCCTGCGGCGGCTGAAGGAGATTTCAGGAGTCCGTGATGAGGTCTAACTGAGGTCACCGCCGAGATACTGGGTCCGGAGAGAGATGCGGTTGAAACGGCTGGCGGGATAATGGAATGATGAACAGGATGAGATGCGTGAGAAGCAGGGTGCCCTGGTAGAGGTCCCGTGTGTGCCATAGTTCCGCAAGCTGAAGGATGAAAACCGCTGTGGTGACCCCCGTATATTTCACTGACGAGCCTTTTCATTTCTTCCAGGGAGTTACTCAGCATTAGGATATAATTTCTCGCCAGGAGAAGTGTGGCAATCTTGGAAAGCTTTCGCACAGAAGGACCGTGCGCGTAAGGCATTACTTCTCGGAGCCCGTCCATGGCAATGTTAAGGTCGTGcattctctttctctcccgGCTGTTGATCTTCAGCCTCATTTGCTGCAATTCAGACTCTGAGAGAAGCTTTCGATCTTTCTTCGATAACATTTTCAAGGTGCACCCGTCCTCGACGGGACTTGTAGCAGACCGGACTTCTGCATTTAACTCCGGTGGAGAGTCGCTCTGTGTGGAGGATACAGTGCCCGAAAAGCCGGTAGTTTTTCTGACTGTGGATAGAAAAATATCATCCACCTCAGGAGACGATGGCCTGCTAGACACTAAACTGGCATCAGATTCCATTTTCTTAGATTTCAGTTCACCTTAGTTCCTAAGGAAATAAAGAAGGAGTTTAGCAAACAAGCAGACGTAGAAACTACTTTTTTGGAGGGCAGGAGGTGATAATTGT
This genomic interval carries:
- the olig2 gene encoding oligodendrocyte transcription factor 2, whose product is MESDASLVSSRPSSPEVDDIFLSTVRKTTGFSGTVSSTQSDSPPELNAEVRSATSPVEDGCTLKMLSKKDRKLLSESELQQMRLKINSRERKRMHDLNIAMDGLREVMPYAHGPSVRKLSKIATLLLARNYILMLSNSLEEMKRLVSEIYGGHHSGFHPSACGTMAHTGPLPGHPASHASHPVHHSIIPPAVSTASLSGPSISAVTSVRPHHGLLKSPSAAAGPLGSSFQHWGAGMPCPCSMCQVPPPHVSSMTSVSMPRLTTDTK